A part of Candidatus Aquicultor sp. genomic DNA contains:
- a CDS encoding HAD-IC family P-type ATPase yields MEPKSNNPINGLTEAEVRERMQRGKVNAVKETTSRSYAEIIRSNVFTLFNAILGALLVVILLFGSIRDALFGLVLVANTLIGTIQEVRAKWTLDRLSLLSAPKARVIRDGKSFEIAMSDVVLDDVLELRPGDQIVVDGIVLHSQNLEVDESLLTGESLPVTKAPGDTVLSGSFVVAGTGLIKANRVGTDAYARKLAAEARYFSPVRSELQNGINTILRYVTWIIIPTSLVLLVSQLQAHISFSAAVTGSAAGIIGMIPQGLVLLTSAAFAVSIISLGHRNVLVQQLPAVEVLARVDVLCLDKTGTITEGILSFSRLELLDNGNDEACQALGALAAEAAYQNPTLGAIAAAIPAPGGWQEVGSVSFSSARKWSGASFTGHGTWLLGAPEVLLSGANVDESVLNRVNALAGTGLRVLLLAKSSEALEDEKLPDNIKPVALVVLEEKVRPDAAATLRYFDDQGVAIKIISGDNPSTVATVASRAGLNNIGEPVDARQLPSDIAELARVLNERVIFGRVTPQQKQQMVKALQSKGHVVGMTGDGVNDVLALKDADLGIAMGSGAPATKSVAEIVLLDGKFSTLPGVVAEGRRVIANIERVANLFLTKTVYVTLITIAIALLLWPFPFLPRQLTLIDAITIGIPAFVLSFAPSKQRYRPGFINRVLHFAIPIGLTVGLTALISYTLARLSPGLSTAQMQTAATLTLIILGLWVLTIVVRPLTFWRAMLVASMVAALAVVLIVPAIRTFLALEFPSTQVLYQISAGIIAAGFLMEVEWRLVGEWIKQKSPS; encoded by the coding sequence ATGGAACCAAAGAGTAACAATCCGATTAACGGCCTCACCGAAGCCGAAGTTAGAGAACGCATGCAACGTGGCAAGGTTAACGCCGTCAAGGAGACGACGAGCCGCTCTTACGCCGAGATTATTCGTTCTAATGTCTTTACGCTGTTTAATGCGATTCTTGGTGCACTGCTTGTTGTAATCCTTCTATTTGGCTCGATCAGAGATGCTTTGTTCGGCCTTGTTCTCGTCGCTAACACGTTGATCGGCACTATACAAGAAGTGCGGGCAAAATGGACGCTCGACCGGCTCTCGCTACTTAGCGCCCCAAAAGCCCGCGTTATCCGTGATGGGAAAAGCTTTGAGATCGCCATGAGCGATGTAGTGCTCGACGATGTGCTTGAACTAAGACCGGGCGATCAGATTGTGGTTGACGGGATAGTCTTACACTCCCAAAATCTTGAGGTTGATGAATCGCTTCTTACCGGTGAATCGCTGCCGGTTACTAAAGCCCCCGGTGATACCGTGCTATCGGGAAGTTTCGTGGTTGCCGGGACCGGCTTAATCAAGGCAAACAGAGTAGGCACCGATGCGTATGCACGAAAGCTAGCGGCCGAGGCGCGTTACTTCAGCCCGGTGCGCTCGGAGCTGCAAAACGGTATTAACACTATCCTGCGCTATGTAACGTGGATAATTATTCCTACATCGCTCGTCCTGCTGGTGAGCCAACTTCAAGCGCATATATCGTTTAGCGCCGCTGTCACTGGGTCGGCCGCCGGCATTATCGGGATGATTCCTCAGGGGCTGGTTCTTCTTACCAGCGCGGCATTTGCGGTAAGCATTATATCGCTTGGACACAGGAACGTCCTGGTACAGCAGCTACCGGCGGTCGAGGTGCTGGCGAGAGTCGATGTGTTGTGCCTTGATAAGACCGGGACAATTACCGAAGGCATCCTGTCTTTTAGTCGCTTAGAGCTATTAGATAACGGCAACGATGAAGCATGCCAAGCCCTTGGCGCTTTGGCTGCAGAAGCGGCTTATCAAAATCCTACACTGGGGGCAATTGCTGCAGCCATACCGGCACCCGGGGGCTGGCAGGAGGTGGGTTCCGTCTCCTTTTCATCCGCACGGAAATGGAGCGGTGCGAGCTTTACCGGGCACGGAACCTGGCTTCTCGGAGCTCCCGAGGTGCTGCTAAGTGGTGCTAATGTAGATGAATCCGTGCTCAACCGTGTCAACGCTCTCGCCGGAACCGGTTTGCGGGTCCTCTTGCTTGCCAAAAGCAGTGAAGCTCTTGAAGATGAGAAACTGCCGGATAATATTAAGCCGGTTGCCCTCGTTGTCCTTGAAGAAAAAGTACGCCCGGATGCTGCAGCCACCCTGCGCTATTTCGATGATCAGGGTGTCGCTATAAAGATAATCTCTGGAGATAATCCCAGCACGGTCGCTACGGTAGCCTCACGAGCAGGGCTAAACAACATTGGCGAACCGGTTGATGCCCGGCAACTCCCCTCGGATATTGCAGAGCTCGCTAGGGTATTGAATGAGCGTGTGATTTTCGGCCGCGTAACCCCTCAACAGAAGCAGCAGATGGTCAAAGCGCTTCAATCTAAGGGTCACGTGGTCGGCATGACGGGAGACGGAGTAAACGACGTGCTGGCGCTCAAAGATGCGGACCTTGGGATCGCTATGGGGTCTGGCGCACCGGCAACGAAATCGGTTGCCGAGATCGTTTTGCTTGACGGCAAATTCTCGACGCTTCCCGGCGTTGTTGCCGAGGGGCGGCGCGTTATCGCAAATATCGAGCGGGTCGCCAACCTTTTCTTGACCAAAACCGTCTACGTTACGCTCATAACTATTGCTATCGCATTGTTACTTTGGCCGTTTCCGTTTCTACCGCGACAGCTTACTTTGATCGACGCGATAACCATCGGTATTCCTGCATTTGTGCTGTCATTTGCCCCGAGCAAACAACGCTACCGGCCAGGCTTTATTAACCGTGTGCTTCATTTCGCCATACCCATAGGTCTAACGGTTGGCCTTACGGCGCTTATTTCTTACACATTGGCACGATTGTCCCCTGGCCTGAGCACCGCTCAAATGCAAACCGCCGCGACGTTAACGCTTATTATTCTCGGTCTTTGGGTGCTTACGATTGTAGTGCGGCCGCTTACCTTCTGGCGGGCTATGCTGGTTGCGTCGATGGTAGCCGCGCTCGCCGTAGTGCTCATCGTTCCAGCTATCCGCACTTTCTTAGCCCTCGAGTTTCCGTCGACGCAAGTGCTGTATCAGATATCGGCCGGGATTATAGCTGCGGGCTTTCTTATGGAGGTTGAATGGCGGTTGGTAGGCGAGTGGATAAAACAGAAAAGCCCGTCTTAG
- the glnA gene encoding type I glutamate--ammonia ligase, giving the protein MSRTPKDVLEFAKKNEVLFVDLKFIDLPGVWQHFVVPIAELDGDSFEAGFGIDGSSIRGWKAINASDMIILPDPDTAMMDPFKKYPTMSLICDIADPITKEPYDRDPRYIARKAVNYMKSTGVADTCFVGPEAEFFIFDNVRFDQNSHEGYYEIDSIEGTWNTGAYEEPNLGYKPRHKEGYFPVPPTDSQDDLRAEMVTVMQACGIYVEAQHHEVATAGQGEIDMRFGELLKTADDLMLFKYIVKNVAYMNGRTATFMPKPLFGDNGSGMHTHQSLWKDGKPLFAGNEYAGISEMALFYIGGIVKHAKALAALTNPTTNSYKRLVPGFEAPVNLAYSARNRSASIRIPMYSPSPKAKRVEIRFPDPSCNPYMAFSAMLMAGLDGIENRIHPGEPMEKDLYELPAEELAKIPQMPGSLDEALDALEADYQFLLKGNVFSEDVIKAWIAYKRENEVDALRLRPHPYEFYMYYDI; this is encoded by the coding sequence ATGAGTAGAACACCGAAAGATGTATTGGAGTTCGCAAAGAAGAACGAAGTTCTCTTTGTGGACCTGAAGTTCATCGACTTGCCGGGCGTTTGGCAGCATTTTGTGGTTCCGATTGCCGAGCTCGACGGAGACAGCTTTGAGGCGGGCTTTGGAATTGACGGCTCATCCATCAGGGGATGGAAAGCAATCAATGCCTCAGACATGATCATCCTGCCCGATCCGGATACCGCGATGATGGATCCGTTCAAAAAGTATCCGACCATGAGCCTTATCTGCGATATCGCAGACCCGATCACCAAAGAGCCTTACGATCGCGACCCGCGCTACATAGCGAGAAAAGCGGTCAATTACATGAAGTCGACCGGCGTTGCCGACACCTGTTTCGTCGGCCCTGAAGCCGAGTTCTTCATCTTCGACAACGTTCGTTTCGATCAGAACTCACACGAGGGCTACTACGAGATTGATTCCATTGAGGGTACATGGAATACCGGTGCATATGAAGAGCCGAACCTCGGCTACAAACCGCGCCACAAAGAAGGATATTTCCCGGTACCACCGACCGATAGCCAGGACGATCTACGTGCTGAGATGGTTACCGTTATGCAAGCATGCGGCATCTATGTCGAGGCACAGCACCACGAAGTTGCAACGGCGGGCCAGGGCGAGATCGACATGCGCTTCGGCGAGCTCTTGAAAACAGCTGATGACCTTATGCTCTTCAAGTACATCGTTAAGAACGTGGCGTATATGAACGGCAGAACCGCAACATTTATGCCAAAGCCGCTTTTTGGTGATAACGGTAGTGGTATGCATACCCACCAGAGCCTCTGGAAAGACGGCAAACCGCTCTTCGCCGGAAACGAATACGCCGGCATCAGCGAAATGGCGCTCTTCTATATCGGCGGTATTGTTAAACATGCGAAAGCACTCGCTGCGCTCACCAACCCGACCACTAACTCATACAAGAGGCTGGTCCCGGGTTTTGAGGCACCGGTTAACCTTGCGTATTCAGCAAGAAACCGCTCGGCGTCAATCCGCATCCCGATGTACTCACCGTCACCGAAGGCGAAACGTGTTGAGATTCGTTTCCCAGACCCGAGCTGCAACCCGTACATGGCGTTTTCAGCAATGCTGATGGCCGGTCTTGACGGTATCGAAAACCGTATCCATCCGGGCGAGCCGATGGAGAAAGACCTCTACGAGCTTCCAGCGGAAGAGCTTGCAAAGATCCCGCAAATGCCGGGTAGTCTTGATGAGGCGCTCGACGCACTCGAAGCCGATTACCAATTCCTGCTCAAGGGCAATGTCTTCAGCGAAGATGTTATCAAAGCATGGATCGCATACAAGAGGGAAAACGAAGTCGATGCACTCAGGCTCCGCCCGCATCCGTATGAGTTCTATATGTACTACGATATCTAG
- a CDS encoding P-II family nitrogen regulator, which yields MKMVVVIVKSFKLDSVKEALINANISGLTVKEVTGFGRQKGHIETSRGASSEVRFIPKVKIELAVPDERVDEVVSIVETIAHTGELGDGKIFVNPLEEVVRIRTGERGEDAL from the coding sequence ATGAAAATGGTTGTAGTGATAGTTAAGAGCTTCAAACTTGATTCAGTAAAAGAGGCGCTTATCAACGCTAATATTTCAGGCCTAACCGTAAAAGAAGTTACCGGTTTTGGCAGGCAGAAAGGTCACATAGAAACCTCCCGCGGGGCGTCGAGCGAAGTCCGATTTATCCCTAAAGTGAAGATCGAACTCGCCGTGCCTGACGAGCGCGTTGATGAGGTCGTCTCGATAGTAGAAACGATAGCCCACACCGGCGAGCTCGGCGACGGCAAAATCTTTGTAAATCCTCTTGAAGAAGTCGTGCGCATCAGAACCGGTGAGCGTGGTGAGGACGCACTCTAA
- a CDS encoding response regulator transcription factor: MKSVFVKTKNFALKEKLLVDLATLGYRILITNDESPEIIVTDYPELTTLGNDDLKKVVLVVIDGGDFDSSGVLERVDDVMFNPYTAIELELRIKLALIKHGGYETKEVDELAEKVLTVDGMTVNFDSYEVSIDGEPLDLTFKEYELLKCLITNRGRVYTRDQLLSIIWGYDYYGGARTVDVHVRRLRSKLGGHESLIETVRNVGYRFKR, from the coding sequence ATGAAATCAGTATTTGTAAAAACCAAAAACTTCGCATTAAAAGAAAAACTTCTAGTCGATTTGGCGACACTTGGATACCGCATCCTTATCACTAATGATGAGAGCCCCGAAATCATCGTCACCGATTACCCCGAATTGACAACGCTAGGCAACGATGATCTAAAAAAGGTCGTTCTTGTCGTTATCGATGGCGGCGACTTCGACAGCAGCGGCGTTCTGGAGCGCGTAGACGATGTTATGTTTAATCCTTATACGGCAATAGAGCTCGAACTACGCATCAAACTCGCGCTTATTAAGCACGGAGGCTATGAAACCAAAGAAGTCGATGAGTTAGCCGAGAAGGTACTCACCGTTGACGGAATGACGGTCAACTTCGACAGCTACGAAGTTTCGATCGACGGCGAGCCGCTTGATCTCACATTTAAAGAATACGAACTCCTTAAATGCCTCATTACAAACCGCGGCCGTGTCTACACGCGCGACCAGCTCTTGAGTATCATCTGGGGTTACGATTACTATGGCGGAGCGCGCACGGTCGATGTCCACGTCCGGCGTTTACGCTCTAAACTCGGCGGTCATGAATCCCTCATCGAGACGGTGCGCAACGTAGGCTACCGGTTTAAGCGGTAA
- a CDS encoding S-layer homology domain-containing protein: protein MVGKEIEKVRLRRFGLWRLTLLGVFLLLALALGGVAMAAGTPQPVGIGMGDSGFLVNPTIDYVTNPITASTQALVAVTGTATPMSLVRITLVDNVQHNVEVSTQADINGTYTAYPINTATLKKGTVQVSVQSVFGTFSGVYGPVNVTKEQCFAIASIPAWINLNNKNAVEVTGTAEAGEIVDVALYDKTFDQAGDTSGYALLETTTANNGEFSMIFDVSSLADGTITADGVAGFGTDSNWNLIPEEDFTYEKPIKKDTVAPIVTVSAPVSGSIMESDSPALSYTATDEDGEGIKFITPRITLDGICDIAPDTGFITADGRPLSDGEHTLVLAASDAAGNETVKNIPFIVDLKYPDIMSTSPNNGALSVAVDTTIRVTFSEGIVPGRGFNGITLAYYGADGKPAAVSASKTVDTSNPAILAIDPNANLAEETTYTISIPVNAVADVAGRTYRGLLNEQDETWGIYTFTFKTGKQPVTPPSGNGGGNNGGGGSSAGNLDSAPAAPKNLRASSTDLLISLEWDDNTEANLAGYIVYRALKGSTSFARLNTVLLPVAEYQDASAKAGVVYTYTVTAVSKGGDHSGTSAQVDGSLTAVKGERIFRDVTPGSACEQAATRLVAIGAISGYTDGTFKPNQNITRAEFAKMVVLAMGWALEDTSHASFSDCTSDNWAFRYIGTAKAHGVLTGYPDGTFRPKYTITRAEIAKIVALILSLKRGTSELTDIDGHWAREYINSCASGGIITGYTDRSFRPSNLATRSEAAYMVVRMLDKK, encoded by the coding sequence TTGGTTGGTAAAGAAATTGAGAAAGTAAGGTTGAGACGCTTTGGTCTTTGGCGCTTAACTCTACTAGGGGTGTTTCTATTGCTTGCGCTAGCCCTGGGTGGCGTCGCAATGGCGGCCGGAACACCCCAACCGGTTGGTATTGGAATGGGTGATAGCGGATTCCTGGTAAATCCAACGATCGACTATGTAACAAATCCGATAACCGCGAGCACCCAGGCTTTGGTTGCGGTAACGGGCACCGCAACGCCGATGTCTCTGGTAAGAATCACTTTAGTGGATAACGTTCAGCATAACGTTGAAGTATCCACTCAAGCGGATATTAACGGTACATATACGGCGTATCCAATAAACACAGCCACGCTTAAGAAGGGTACGGTACAGGTATCTGTCCAATCTGTATTCGGGACCTTCAGTGGGGTATATGGCCCCGTCAATGTCACAAAAGAGCAGTGCTTCGCGATTGCGTCGATTCCCGCTTGGATTAATCTCAATAACAAAAATGCGGTTGAGGTAACTGGCACAGCCGAAGCCGGTGAAATCGTCGATGTTGCGCTTTACGACAAAACGTTCGATCAAGCCGGCGACACGAGCGGTTATGCGTTACTGGAGACCACCACTGCCAATAACGGCGAGTTCTCGATGATTTTCGACGTCTCATCGTTGGCAGACGGAACGATTACCGCCGACGGGGTGGCCGGTTTCGGTACCGACAGCAACTGGAATCTCATCCCAGAAGAAGATTTCACGTATGAAAAGCCCATCAAGAAAGATACAGTCGCACCCATAGTTACCGTTTCGGCGCCCGTATCGGGCAGCATAATGGAGAGTGATTCTCCGGCGCTTAGCTACACAGCTACCGATGAGGATGGCGAAGGAATAAAATTCATTACTCCAAGGATCACGCTTGATGGGATATGTGATATTGCCCCTGATACGGGGTTCATCACAGCTGACGGCCGGCCGCTAAGCGACGGAGAGCACACTCTTGTGCTTGCTGCATCCGACGCAGCAGGGAACGAAACAGTAAAAAACATCCCGTTTATAGTCGACCTTAAATATCCCGACATTATGTCGACCAGCCCAAACAATGGAGCCTTAAGCGTCGCTGTTGATACGACGATCAGGGTGACATTCAGTGAGGGAATCGTTCCGGGCAGGGGCTTTAATGGGATAACGCTTGCATATTACGGCGCAGATGGAAAGCCGGCGGCCGTGTCCGCGAGTAAAACCGTAGATACAAGTAATCCGGCAATACTGGCAATCGATCCTAATGCAAACCTCGCAGAAGAAACCACGTACACTATATCTATCCCGGTCAACGCCGTAGCTGACGTTGCCGGCCGCACCTACCGCGGGCTTCTTAATGAACAGGACGAGACGTGGGGCATTTACACCTTTACGTTTAAAACCGGAAAACAGCCCGTAACGCCCCCATCGGGGAACGGAGGCGGTAATAACGGTGGCGGCGGTAGCAGCGCCGGCAATCTCGATAGTGCGCCTGCGGCCCCAAAAAACTTAAGGGCGTCATCAACCGATTTACTTATATCGCTTGAGTGGGATGATAACACCGAAGCAAATCTGGCCGGGTATATCGTATACCGAGCCCTAAAGGGAAGCACCAGCTTTGCCAGGCTCAATACTGTCCTACTGCCTGTAGCCGAATACCAGGATGCCTCAGCAAAAGCCGGTGTGGTATACACCTATACTGTCACCGCCGTGAGCAAGGGCGGTGACCACAGCGGCACATCAGCTCAGGTGGACGGGTCGCTTACAGCAGTCAAGGGTGAGAGAATTTTTCGCGATGTTACACCCGGTTCGGCATGTGAACAAGCCGCAACACGCCTGGTAGCGATTGGGGCGATTAGCGGCTATACCGACGGCACATTCAAGCCCAATCAAAACATTACGCGCGCCGAATTTGCAAAAATGGTTGTTCTTGCAATGGGTTGGGCTCTCGAAGACACATCACACGCGTCGTTTTCAGATTGCACCAGCGATAACTGGGCCTTCCGTTACATCGGGACCGCCAAAGCGCACGGAGTGCTCACCGGTTACCCGGACGGCACATTCAGGCCGAAATACACCATAACAAGAGCCGAAATCGCAAAAATCGTTGCGCTTATTCTCAGCCTCAAGCGGGGCACCAGCGAACTTACCGACATTGACGGGCATTGGGCACGAGAGTACATCAACTCATGCGCATCGGGCGGCATTATCACCGGTTACACAGATCGCTCGTTCAGGCCGAGCAATCTTGCGACCCGCAGCGAAGCCGCATATATGGTCGTTCGTATGCTCGATAAGAAGTAA